From a single Arachis hypogaea cultivar Tifrunner chromosome 3, arahy.Tifrunner.gnm2.J5K5, whole genome shotgun sequence genomic region:
- the LOC112789709 gene encoding pentatricopeptide repeat-containing protein At3g02330, mitochondrial isoform X1, translated as MECVHGFTISCIPESSNAMNAIALGTKPTKHVLCATLSSCAKTLNWPLGIQIHAHIIQSGYEDNLFLSSALVDFYAKCDSILEAKKVFTSMKVHDKVSWTSLISGFSINGQGKDAFLLFKDMLGTQIKPNSFTFASVIGSCVGQNGGLEKCSILHAHVVKRGFCAMNFVLCSLVDCYAKWECVDDAALVFDESTERDSIVYNSMISGYCQNLYYDDALKLFVEMRQRNLGVTDHTLCSVLNACSGIAILLQGRQVHSVVVKMGSEQNVFVVSALIDMYSKGGDIGEARAVLDQASNKNSVLWTSMIMAYAHCGRGLEALELFDHLLVEKEFIPDHVCFTAILTACNHAGFLHKGVEYFNKMSTHYQLSPDIDQYACLIDLYARNGNLRRARDLMVEMPYDPNTVIWSSFLNSCKIHGDVELGREAADQLIKMEPCNAAPYLSLAQIYAKKGLWNEVAEVRSLMQRRRIRKPAGWSWIEVDKKLHVFAVDDVTHQQSIEIYAELEKIYLGIIEVPTYIS; from the exons ATG GAGTGTGTTCATGGATTCACAATCTCTTGCATACCAGAGTcatcaaatgcaatgaatgcaaTAGCATTAGGAACAAAACCAACGAAGCATGTTCTTTGTGCCACACTTAGTTCTTGCGCAAAAACCCTTAATTGGCCTCTAGGTATACAAATCCATGCTCATATCATTCAATCCGGGTATGAGGATAATTTGTTCCTTAGCAGTGCACTCGTTGATTTCTATGCAAAATGTGATTCCATTTTGGAGGCAAAGAAGGTATTCACATCCATGAAGGTGCACGATAAGGTGTCGTGGACTTCACTCATTTCAGGGTTCTCAATAAATGGACAAGGAAAAGATGCATTCTTGTTGTTCAAGGATATGTTGGGTACCCAAATTAAGCCTAATTCTTTTACCTTTGCCAGTGTTATTGGTTCTTGTGTGGGGCAAAATGGCGGCCTTGAAAAATGTTCAATTCTTCATGCACATGTTGTGAAACGAGGATTTTGTGCCATGAATTTTGTGTTGTGCTCATTGGTTGATTGTTATGCAAAATGGGAGTGTGTTGATGATGCTGCTTTGGTGTTTGATGAAAGTACTGAAAGGGACAGTATTGTGTATAATTCAATGATCTCTGGTTATTGTCAAAACTTGTACTATGATGACGCGCTGAAACTATTTGTGGAAATGCGGCAAAGGAATTTGGGTGTTACTGATCACACTTTATGTTCTGTATTAAATGCTTGCAGTGGCATTGCAATACTTCTTCAAGGAAGACAAGTGCACTCTGTTGTTGTTAAGATGGGTTCAGAGCAGAATGTGTTCGTGGTCAGTGCTTTGATTGATATGTATTCAAAGGGCGGTGACATTGGTGAGGCTCGAGCTGTGTTGGACCAGGCTTCTAACAAAAATAGTGTGTTGTGGACATCTATGATCATGGCTTATGCTCACTGCGGTAGAGGTTTGGAGGCTCTGGAACTTTTTGATCATTTATTGGTGGAGAAAGAGTTCATTCCTGATCATGTGTGCTTTACAGCAATCTTAACAGCTTGCAATCACGCTGGATTTCTTCACAAAGGGGTGGAGTACTTCAACAAAATGAGCACACATTACCAATTATCTCCTGATATAGACCAATATGCTTGCTTGATTGATCTGTATGCTAGAAATGGAAATCTTAGGAGGGCAAGAGATTTAATGGTAGAAATGCCTTATGATCCAAATACTGTAATCTGGAGTTCCTTCTTGAATTCTTGCAAGATTCATGGAGATGTAGAGCTTGGAAGGGAGGCTGCGGATCAGCTCATTAAGATGGAACCATGTAATGCAGCACCATATTTATCACTAGCACAAATCTATGCGAAAAAAGGTTTATGGAACGAAGTGGCTGAAGTCAGAAGCCTTATGCAAAGAAGGAGAATAAGAAAACCTGCAGGATGGAGTTGGATAGAGGTAGATAAGAAGCTTCATGTCTTTGCAGTTGATGATGTAACTCATCAACAATCAATTGAGATCTATGCAGAGTTGGAAAAGATTTATCTGGGAATTATAGAAGTGCCAACTTATATATCATAG
- the LOC112789709 gene encoding pentatricopeptide repeat-containing protein At3g02330, mitochondrial isoform X2, whose translation MNAIALGTKPTKHVLCATLSSCAKTLNWPLGIQIHAHIIQSGYEDNLFLSSALVDFYAKCDSILEAKKVFTSMKVHDKVSWTSLISGFSINGQGKDAFLLFKDMLGTQIKPNSFTFASVIGSCVGQNGGLEKCSILHAHVVKRGFCAMNFVLCSLVDCYAKWECVDDAALVFDESTERDSIVYNSMISGYCQNLYYDDALKLFVEMRQRNLGVTDHTLCSVLNACSGIAILLQGRQVHSVVVKMGSEQNVFVVSALIDMYSKGGDIGEARAVLDQASNKNSVLWTSMIMAYAHCGRGLEALELFDHLLVEKEFIPDHVCFTAILTACNHAGFLHKGVEYFNKMSTHYQLSPDIDQYACLIDLYARNGNLRRARDLMVEMPYDPNTVIWSSFLNSCKIHGDVELGREAADQLIKMEPCNAAPYLSLAQIYAKKGLWNEVAEVRSLMQRRRIRKPAGWSWIEVDKKLHVFAVDDVTHQQSIEIYAELEKIYLGIIEVPTYIS comes from the coding sequence atgaatgcaaTAGCATTAGGAACAAAACCAACGAAGCATGTTCTTTGTGCCACACTTAGTTCTTGCGCAAAAACCCTTAATTGGCCTCTAGGTATACAAATCCATGCTCATATCATTCAATCCGGGTATGAGGATAATTTGTTCCTTAGCAGTGCACTCGTTGATTTCTATGCAAAATGTGATTCCATTTTGGAGGCAAAGAAGGTATTCACATCCATGAAGGTGCACGATAAGGTGTCGTGGACTTCACTCATTTCAGGGTTCTCAATAAATGGACAAGGAAAAGATGCATTCTTGTTGTTCAAGGATATGTTGGGTACCCAAATTAAGCCTAATTCTTTTACCTTTGCCAGTGTTATTGGTTCTTGTGTGGGGCAAAATGGCGGCCTTGAAAAATGTTCAATTCTTCATGCACATGTTGTGAAACGAGGATTTTGTGCCATGAATTTTGTGTTGTGCTCATTGGTTGATTGTTATGCAAAATGGGAGTGTGTTGATGATGCTGCTTTGGTGTTTGATGAAAGTACTGAAAGGGACAGTATTGTGTATAATTCAATGATCTCTGGTTATTGTCAAAACTTGTACTATGATGACGCGCTGAAACTATTTGTGGAAATGCGGCAAAGGAATTTGGGTGTTACTGATCACACTTTATGTTCTGTATTAAATGCTTGCAGTGGCATTGCAATACTTCTTCAAGGAAGACAAGTGCACTCTGTTGTTGTTAAGATGGGTTCAGAGCAGAATGTGTTCGTGGTCAGTGCTTTGATTGATATGTATTCAAAGGGCGGTGACATTGGTGAGGCTCGAGCTGTGTTGGACCAGGCTTCTAACAAAAATAGTGTGTTGTGGACATCTATGATCATGGCTTATGCTCACTGCGGTAGAGGTTTGGAGGCTCTGGAACTTTTTGATCATTTATTGGTGGAGAAAGAGTTCATTCCTGATCATGTGTGCTTTACAGCAATCTTAACAGCTTGCAATCACGCTGGATTTCTTCACAAAGGGGTGGAGTACTTCAACAAAATGAGCACACATTACCAATTATCTCCTGATATAGACCAATATGCTTGCTTGATTGATCTGTATGCTAGAAATGGAAATCTTAGGAGGGCAAGAGATTTAATGGTAGAAATGCCTTATGATCCAAATACTGTAATCTGGAGTTCCTTCTTGAATTCTTGCAAGATTCATGGAGATGTAGAGCTTGGAAGGGAGGCTGCGGATCAGCTCATTAAGATGGAACCATGTAATGCAGCACCATATTTATCACTAGCACAAATCTATGCGAAAAAAGGTTTATGGAACGAAGTGGCTGAAGTCAGAAGCCTTATGCAAAGAAGGAGAATAAGAAAACCTGCAGGATGGAGTTGGATAGAGGTAGATAAGAAGCTTCATGTCTTTGCAGTTGATGATGTAACTCATCAACAATCAATTGAGATCTATGCAGAGTTGGAAAAGATTTATCTGGGAATTATAGAAGTGCCAACTTATATATCATAG
- the LOC112789712 gene encoding universal stress protein PHOS34: MNVTNPQPPVPSSPVLSPLADSQRKIAIAVDLSDESAYAVKWAVQNYLRPGDAVILLHVRPTSVLYGADWGSDAGATAEPGEESRRKLEEDFVSFTSSKVSDLSQPLVEAEIPFSIHIVKDHDMKERLCLEVERLRLGAVIMGSRGFGAGKRSGKGRLGSVSDYCVQHCVCPVVVVRYPHHKNSNAAQDETDEVAELLPVPEEEEEYHDASDQHKGV, encoded by the exons ATGAACGTGACGAATCCACAGCCACCGGTTCCGTCGTCTCCGGTTCTGTCTCCCCTCGCTGATTCGCAGCGCAAGATTGCGATCGCTGTTGACCTAAGTGACGAGAGTGCTTATGCTGTCAAGTGGGCCGTACAGAACTACCTCCGTCCCGGTGACGCCGTCATCCTCCTGCACGTGCGCCCCACGAGCGTTCTCTATGGTGCTGACTGGGGCTCTGATGCCGGGGCTACGGCAGAGCCGGGAGAGGAGTCGCGGCGGAAGCTGGAGGAGGATTTCGTCAGCTTCACGAGCAGCAAGGTCAGTGACCTATCTCAGCCCCTTGTGGAGGCTGAAATTCCGTTCAG CATCCACATAGTGAAAGACCACGATATGAAGGAGAGGTTGTGCTTGGAAGTGGAGAGATTGAGACTGGGCGCTGTGATCATGGGGAGCCGGGGATTTGGCGCAGGCAAGAGGAGTGGTAAGGGCAGGCTTGGGAGTGTCAGCGATTATTGCGTGCAGCATTGCGTCTGTCCTGTGGTGGTTGTCAGGTATCCTCACCACAAGAATAGTAACGCCGCCCAGGATGAGACTGACGAAGTCGCAGAGTTGCTTCCTGTCCCCGAGGAGGAAGAAGAGTATCATGATGCCTCAGATCAGCATAAAG GTGTTTGA